Proteins encoded within one genomic window of Alteribacter populi:
- a CDS encoding DUF779 domain-containing protein — protein sequence MVERVIATESTLELIEKLKSRHGPLMFHQSGGCCDGSSPMCYPDGEFRIGQSDVKLGEIGDSPFYMSKDQYEYWKHTQLIIDVVNGRGGMFSLEGPEGKRFLTRSRVFTEEERKEL from the coding sequence TTGGTAGAACGAGTGATCGCAACAGAGTCCACTTTGGAACTCATTGAAAAGCTTAAAAGTCGGCACGGCCCACTCATGTTTCACCAGTCAGGAGGATGCTGTGATGGAAGCTCACCGATGTGTTACCCGGACGGTGAGTTCCGTATCGGCCAGTCCGACGTCAAGCTTGGTGAAATTGGGGATAGTCCGTTTTATATGTCAAAAGATCAATACGAGTATTGGAAACATACCCAATTAATCATTGATGTCGTTAACGGACGTGGAGGGATGTTTTCACTTGAAGGGCCTGAAGGAAAACGATTTTTAACACGATCAAGAGTATTTACCGAAGAAGAACGAAAAGAATTATAA
- a CDS encoding sigma 54-interacting transcriptional regulator, which produces MNGVERSLLERNPADFAENIGLYIGKSEAMSNVIEQAVRWAKTDYHLLIEGETGTGKELMARLVHEISCRAGGRFVGINCGALSETLLESELFGHEKGAFTGAQRDRKGVFEQASGGTLFLDEIGEASWSNQVKLLRVLETKEFYRIGSEISTIMNARMVTATHQSLRKKVAQGGFREDLMYRLDVGRLTMPPLRDRKEDIPGLIQWLFQKEGFPVRTLTDEALKKLYDHSWPGNIRELNHVMIKTAILLSEEVKTIHADDLQFDESVVVKPNDVLQEKLRYIETLPEALEEIRLFERKMIREKIQRTLEETFGNRREAARRLQVTERKLRYWLNEK; this is translated from the coding sequence TTGAATGGAGTCGAACGATCACTACTTGAACGAAATCCTGCCGATTTTGCTGAAAATATCGGTTTATACATAGGAAAAAGTGAAGCAATGTCTAACGTAATTGAGCAAGCCGTTCGTTGGGCAAAGACGGATTATCACCTTCTCATTGAAGGAGAAACGGGGACGGGAAAAGAATTGATGGCTCGATTGGTTCATGAGATAAGCTGTCGTGCTGGTGGAAGGTTTGTCGGTATTAACTGTGGAGCCTTATCGGAGACGCTTTTGGAAAGTGAATTATTTGGTCATGAAAAGGGAGCTTTTACGGGAGCGCAACGAGACCGTAAAGGGGTTTTTGAGCAAGCTTCGGGAGGAACGTTATTTTTAGATGAAATCGGTGAAGCCTCCTGGTCAAACCAAGTGAAACTTTTACGGGTTCTGGAAACAAAAGAGTTTTACCGGATCGGCTCAGAAATCAGCACAATAATGAATGCGCGAATGGTGACCGCTACCCACCAATCTCTTCGAAAAAAAGTAGCACAAGGTGGCTTTAGAGAGGATCTGATGTATCGGTTAGACGTGGGGCGATTGACCATGCCTCCTTTACGAGATAGAAAGGAAGATATTCCAGGACTTATTCAATGGCTGTTTCAAAAAGAAGGTTTCCCTGTGCGTACATTAACTGATGAAGCGCTAAAAAAACTTTATGACCATTCATGGCCAGGTAATATTCGCGAACTTAACCACGTGATGATCAAAACAGCAATACTCTTATCAGAGGAGGTCAAAACGATCCACGCTGATGACCTACAATTTGATGAGAGTGTGGTTGTAAAACCTAATGACGTGCTGCAAGAAAAGCTGAGGTACATCGAGACATTACCCGAAGCTCTCGAAGAAATTCGGTTATTTGAACGGAAAATGATTCGGGAAAAAATACAACGGACGTTAGAGGAGACATTCGGGAATCGTCGGGAGGCAGCGAGGAGGCTTCAGGTTACGGAAAGAAAGCTTCGGTATTGGCTTAATGAAAAATAG
- the adh gene encoding aldehyde dehydrogenase, translating to MIYSNPNTEGAKVEFKSRYENYINGEWTPPVKGEYFENISPVTGQVFCEIARSTSDDIDKALDAAHAAKTSWGQTSTTERANILLKIADRMEENLEKLAVAETWDNGKAVRETLNADIPLAIDHFRYFASAIRAQEGTNSQIDNDTVAYHFHEPLGVVGQIIPWNFPLLMATWKLAPALATGNCVVLKPAEQTPASIFVWLELVQDLLPKGVLNVVNGFGVEAGKPLASSDRIAKIAFTGETTTGRLIMQYASENIIPVTLELGGKSPNIFFPDVMDEDDAFLNKAVEGFVMFALNQGEVCTCPSRALVHESIYDRFIEKAIERVKQIKVGNPLDTETMMGAQASQEQLEKILSYLDIGKQEGAECLVGGERNQLEGDFKDGYYVQPTVFKGDNKMRVFQEEIFGPVVSVTTFSNADEALSIANDTLYGLGAGVWTRNINTAYRFGRNIEAGRVWTNCYHAYPAHAAFGGYKKSGIGRENHLMMLNHYQQTKNLLVSYGEDALGFF from the coding sequence ATGATTTACAGCAATCCAAACACTGAAGGTGCAAAAGTAGAATTCAAATCGCGTTATGAAAACTATATTAATGGAGAGTGGACACCACCGGTTAAAGGGGAGTATTTTGAGAATATTTCACCCGTAACGGGACAGGTGTTTTGTGAAATCGCACGTTCGACCTCTGACGATATTGATAAAGCTTTGGACGCAGCTCATGCGGCGAAAACAAGCTGGGGGCAAACGTCTACGACTGAAAGAGCCAACATATTATTAAAAATTGCTGATCGTATGGAAGAAAATCTCGAAAAGCTTGCAGTAGCCGAAACGTGGGATAACGGAAAAGCGGTAAGGGAAACACTCAATGCCGATATTCCGTTAGCGATCGATCATTTCCGCTACTTCGCAAGCGCGATTCGTGCGCAAGAAGGGACAAATAGTCAAATTGACAACGACACGGTTGCTTACCACTTTCATGAGCCTCTTGGCGTTGTTGGGCAAATCATTCCTTGGAACTTCCCGCTGTTAATGGCTACGTGGAAGCTTGCTCCTGCATTAGCAACGGGGAACTGCGTAGTTTTAAAGCCTGCTGAACAAACACCTGCGTCAATTTTTGTCTGGCTTGAGCTCGTTCAAGATCTTCTTCCAAAGGGTGTATTAAACGTCGTCAACGGTTTTGGCGTCGAAGCTGGTAAACCGCTTGCGTCCAGTGATCGCATTGCAAAAATTGCTTTTACCGGAGAAACAACAACCGGACGTCTCATTATGCAATATGCGTCTGAAAACATAATCCCGGTCACACTTGAGCTCGGCGGTAAATCACCAAACATTTTCTTCCCTGACGTGATGGATGAAGACGATGCCTTTTTAAATAAAGCAGTTGAAGGCTTTGTCATGTTCGCGCTAAACCAAGGAGAAGTGTGTACGTGCCCGTCCCGCGCGCTCGTTCATGAATCGATCTACGACCGGTTTATCGAGAAAGCGATTGAACGCGTGAAGCAAATTAAAGTCGGCAATCCACTTGATACAGAAACGATGATGGGTGCTCAAGCTTCCCAAGAGCAGCTTGAAAAAATCCTTTCTTATTTAGATATTGGAAAACAAGAAGGTGCTGAATGTCTCGTCGGTGGTGAACGCAACCAATTAGAAGGCGACTTTAAGGACGGTTATTATGTCCAGCCGACTGTTTTTAAGGGAGACAATAAAATGCGTGTGTTCCAGGAAGAAATCTTCGGTCCAGTTGTATCGGTTACGACGTTTTCTAACGCGGATGAGGCGTTATCGATTGCAAACGACACGTTATACGGCCTAGGCGCCGGCGTTTGGACACGAAATATAAATACCGCTTACCGTTTTGGCCGTAACATTGAGGCCGGACGCGTATGGACAAACTGTTACCACGCTTACCCTGCTCATGCGGCGTTTGGCGGCTATAAAAAATCCGGTATCGGACGCGAAAACCACTTAATGATGCTAAACCACTACCAACAAACGAAGAATCTTCTCGTCAGCTATGGTGAAGATGCTCTCGGATTCTTTTAG
- a CDS encoding GntR family transcriptional regulator: MEFDHKDSIPLHVQLRNKLEKQILNGFYENKIPSEREFMEKYSVSRSTVREAISQLVREGVLEKKHGKGTFVSIKPIQDWLGSLSSTTDIIYKMGMKPGAKLLDHGIVRPPKNIVNASGFEQAYFIKRVRYADETPIAIENQYYSVETGNKLAKHDIDKGTLYDLLEKELSIKFTEAEQVITSGHLSEDDAKHLDVPEQSSVLITERKTYDTEGELIEYYEGYFRSDMYSFKMKLSRRSI, translated from the coding sequence ATGGAATTTGACCATAAAGATTCAATTCCTTTACATGTACAATTAAGAAATAAATTAGAAAAACAAATCCTTAATGGCTTTTATGAAAATAAGATTCCTAGTGAACGTGAGTTTATGGAAAAGTATTCTGTTAGTAGGAGTACTGTAAGAGAGGCCATTTCACAACTGGTTCGTGAAGGCGTATTAGAAAAAAAACATGGTAAAGGTACATTTGTTTCCATTAAGCCTATTCAAGATTGGCTTGGCTCTCTTAGTAGCACGACCGATATTATTTATAAAATGGGAATGAAGCCTGGTGCAAAGTTACTTGACCATGGTATTGTACGGCCACCCAAAAACATTGTGAATGCAAGTGGCTTTGAACAAGCTTACTTTATCAAAAGAGTACGATATGCAGATGAAACACCCATTGCAATCGAAAATCAATACTATTCAGTAGAAACAGGGAATAAGTTGGCTAAACATGATATAGACAAAGGCACATTATATGATCTTCTTGAAAAAGAGTTAAGCATCAAGTTTACAGAAGCTGAACAAGTCATAACAAGTGGACATTTATCAGAAGATGATGCAAAGCATTTAGACGTTCCCGAACAATCAAGTGTATTAATTACTGAAAGAAAGACCTATGACACAGAAGGAGAGTTGATCGAATATTATGAGGGTTATTTTCGCTCGGATATGTATTCGTTCAAAATGAAATTATCACGGAGGTCTATTTAA
- a CDS encoding ABC transporter ATP-binding protein, translated as MRKLFPFLRPYRLPIAVALTLTLVELAVELLHPYFMSRIIDDGIMQGDLSTVIYWGAIMIAFSLIAFAAGITNSFYAAHTSQSTGYDLRSKLFQKIQAFSFSNFSKFPTSSLITRMTNDVTQLQNTLFMSLRIMLRAPLLVIGSVVMAFVVNPTLALILVIAVPLLLAFLLFIMKRAGRLFKAVQKRVDNVNGVVQENLAGMRLIKAFTRRHHEDERFTNASGDLKDRTVSALRTVEITMPIILLIMNLSIMAILWFGSFQVNTGGATVGEVVAIVNYTTRMSGAMTVFSMIIMIFSRAKASAQRVSEVLETDIDLVDTDHADPDKKIQDGKIAFDRVSFQYPGTSASVIKELSFEVKPGEKVAILGATGSGKSSLFQLIPRLYDVSDGSVYIDGADIRNMTLERLRKQIGFVPQEAMLFTGSIKNNIMWGKEDASMGEVISAAKSAQIHETIESLPDRYDTLLGQKGVNLSGGQKQRLSIARALVRKPRILLLDDSTSALDMKTEARLLDALDTYKCTTLLITQKMSTTMNADKVLLLEDGELIAEGSHEKLLEHSSLYQKIYASQLGEGTRNNA; from the coding sequence ATGAGAAAGCTCTTTCCCTTTTTACGTCCATACCGGCTCCCGATTGCTGTAGCTTTAACGCTCACTCTCGTGGAGCTGGCTGTTGAATTATTACATCCTTATTTTATGTCACGCATTATCGATGATGGTATTATGCAAGGTGACCTTTCTACAGTTATTTACTGGGGAGCGATTATGATTGCCTTCTCGTTAATTGCGTTTGCCGCGGGGATTACGAATTCCTTTTACGCGGCGCACACGAGTCAAAGTACTGGTTACGACCTTCGAAGTAAGCTCTTCCAGAAGATTCAAGCCTTCTCATTTTCAAACTTCAGTAAATTTCCAACGTCGTCATTAATTACCCGGATGACAAACGACGTTACCCAACTGCAAAATACACTGTTTATGAGTTTACGGATCATGCTACGTGCTCCTTTACTCGTCATCGGAAGTGTCGTGATGGCGTTTGTCGTAAATCCGACGTTGGCTCTTATCCTCGTGATCGCCGTTCCACTTTTATTAGCCTTTTTACTATTCATTATGAAACGGGCAGGTCGTTTATTTAAGGCCGTGCAAAAGCGTGTGGACAATGTCAACGGTGTGGTACAGGAAAACCTCGCTGGAATGCGGTTAATTAAAGCTTTTACCCGGAGACATCATGAAGATGAGCGGTTTACTAATGCAAGCGGAGACCTTAAAGATCGAACGGTTTCAGCGTTACGTACTGTTGAAATTACCATGCCGATTATTCTATTGATCATGAACCTTAGTATTATGGCGATTTTGTGGTTTGGTAGCTTTCAAGTGAATACAGGGGGCGCGACTGTTGGTGAAGTAGTCGCGATTGTGAACTACACGACACGGATGTCGGGTGCGATGACGGTATTTTCAATGATTATTATGATTTTTTCCCGTGCAAAAGCGTCAGCTCAGCGTGTATCTGAAGTTCTCGAAACTGATATTGACTTAGTCGATACTGACCATGCAGATCCTGATAAAAAAATTCAGGACGGAAAAATTGCCTTTGATCGTGTATCGTTTCAATATCCAGGTACTTCTGCTTCTGTCATTAAAGAACTTTCATTCGAGGTGAAGCCTGGAGAGAAGGTGGCCATTCTAGGTGCAACCGGCTCAGGAAAATCTTCGTTATTTCAGCTGATTCCGCGTTTATATGATGTTAGTGACGGTTCGGTATACATTGATGGCGCAGATATACGAAACATGACGCTGGAGCGTCTTAGAAAACAGATCGGCTTTGTCCCGCAAGAAGCGATGTTATTTACCGGATCGATAAAAAATAACATCATGTGGGGGAAAGAAGATGCCTCGATGGGGGAAGTTATCTCAGCAGCGAAAAGTGCACAAATTCATGAAACGATTGAAAGCCTGCCTGACAGGTACGACACGCTCCTCGGCCAAAAAGGTGTAAATCTATCGGGAGGACAAAAGCAAAGGCTGTCCATTGCCCGTGCACTCGTACGTAAACCGAGAATCCTTCTCTTAGACGATAGTACGAGCGCTCTCGATATGAAAACGGAAGCAAGGCTCTTAGACGCCCTTGATACGTACAAGTGTACGACTCTTCTTATTACGCAAAAAATGAGTACAACGATGAATGCTGATAAAGTACTGTTATTAGAGGATGGCGAGCTGATCGCCGAAGGATCTCATGAGAAACTGCTCGAACACTCCAGTTTGTATCAAAAAATATATGCATCCCAGCTTGGAGAGGGGACGAGAAACAATGCTTAA
- a CDS encoding M4 family metallopeptidase, with the protein MLKKSVVSAMAALLLVTPFTSYAASDDRVMEQDSEQSRVLYTAKGDSEKLFTTSGAELTKMQQATSFLSQHQEIFNINNPNESLQLDSEKTDDLGMTHIRFQQVKNDIPVEGHEVIVHFDEQESVKSVNGHYHKDVETLKLPTRPQLVEREAVDAAKVAVEAPEELEDPPSAELVYYPIGESVELAYKINLNYFAEEPGNWFVYVDAISGDILDQYNTIHNLAEAAGLKGSNIGAGNEALAIESEVFANPDELNPEDYQSASGAGVGVHGEDRVIKISHKAAEDRGRLFQLFDFSRPDLDGILTYDFQNQWRSDDFDLPGVAFSKRKAAFKDEYDAPAVDAHYNSTKVYEYFLEEHGRNSIDDDGMSIVSSVHYGDNYANAFWNGSQMTYGDGDGEFFIPLSAGLDVAAHEIAHGVTTHTAGLVYRDQSGAVNESISDIFGVLVDTESWDIGDNVMAPPAIESGRTALRSLEEPGKFPVNEAYWDYGDGSYPAHMDEYYDLPINLDNGGVHVNSSIINHAAFLIGDEIGREKLGQIVYRALTVYLTPLSDFQDTRFAFIQAAEDIYGDDSEEAAVTKAGFDGVGIYEEE; encoded by the coding sequence ATGTTGAAAAAAAGCGTTGTTTCAGCGATGGCTGCCTTACTTTTAGTTACACCGTTTACCTCGTATGCTGCTAGTGATGATCGTGTCATGGAGCAGGATAGCGAGCAATCAAGAGTCCTCTACACAGCAAAAGGTGATTCAGAAAAGCTCTTTACAACCTCGGGAGCTGAATTAACGAAAATGCAGCAGGCCACTTCATTTTTAAGTCAACACCAAGAAATTTTCAACATTAATAATCCTAACGAAAGCTTACAATTAGATTCAGAGAAAACCGATGACCTAGGGATGACTCATATCCGTTTTCAGCAAGTTAAAAACGATATTCCAGTAGAAGGTCACGAAGTTATAGTTCACTTTGATGAACAAGAGTCAGTCAAAAGTGTAAATGGTCACTATCATAAAGATGTAGAAACGTTAAAACTGCCAACGCGACCTCAATTGGTCGAAAGGGAAGCAGTTGACGCAGCAAAAGTCGCAGTAGAGGCGCCGGAAGAATTGGAAGATCCCCCTTCTGCTGAGCTCGTTTACTACCCGATTGGTGAAAGTGTGGAATTAGCGTATAAAATAAATTTGAACTACTTTGCTGAAGAACCGGGGAACTGGTTTGTATACGTTGATGCAATCTCTGGAGATATCCTCGATCAATACAACACGATCCACAACTTGGCTGAAGCAGCAGGGCTAAAGGGGAGTAATATCGGTGCTGGAAATGAGGCACTAGCTATAGAAAGCGAAGTCTTTGCAAATCCGGATGAACTGAATCCAGAAGATTACCAAAGTGCTTCTGGAGCAGGTGTTGGAGTTCACGGAGAAGACCGCGTCATTAAAATCTCTCATAAAGCAGCAGAAGATCGCGGTCGTTTATTCCAGTTGTTTGATTTTTCCCGCCCGGATTTAGATGGGATCCTCACGTATGACTTTCAAAATCAGTGGCGTTCCGATGACTTTGATTTACCCGGAGTTGCATTTTCGAAGCGTAAAGCCGCATTTAAAGACGAGTACGATGCACCAGCAGTGGATGCTCACTATAATTCTACGAAAGTATACGAATATTTTTTAGAGGAGCATGGACGAAACTCGATTGATGATGATGGGATGTCGATTGTATCATCCGTCCATTACGGAGATAACTACGCAAATGCGTTTTGGAATGGGAGTCAGATGACTTATGGCGATGGAGATGGGGAGTTTTTCATTCCATTATCCGCAGGTCTGGACGTAGCGGCTCATGAAATTGCTCATGGCGTTACGACTCATACAGCAGGTCTTGTATACCGTGATCAGTCTGGTGCCGTAAACGAATCGATTTCTGATATTTTCGGTGTACTTGTTGACACAGAATCGTGGGACATTGGTGATAACGTGATGGCTCCACCTGCGATTGAATCTGGCAGAACAGCATTAAGAAGCTTAGAAGAGCCAGGGAAGTTCCCGGTAAACGAAGCTTATTGGGATTACGGAGACGGGTCTTACCCTGCTCATATGGACGAATACTATGATCTGCCTATTAACCTTGATAATGGTGGCGTTCACGTTAATTCGTCGATTATAAATCATGCAGCATTCCTAATTGGTGATGAGATTGGCCGTGAAAAACTTGGGCAAATCGTTTACCGCGCTCTCACTGTCTATTTAACACCACTATCAGATTTCCAGGATACACGCTTTGCATTCATCCAAGCTGCAGAAGACATTTATGGAGATGACTCCGAAGAAGCAGCTGTAACAAAAGCTGGATTTGACGGTGTCGGAATTTACGAAGAAGAGTAG
- a CDS encoding acyl-CoA dehydrogenase family protein: MNFYSQDTLIQDILRESLDERFFDWANKELEEFGGRCATSIDERAKHTDREGQPRLTKYDKLGNDQSYVWVNEGYKQTVKETYGRGIVGYIHKDIPELNQKGNYLYSFAQGYLLSQSEPGFYCPVTLTMATAYLIEQYASNELKERFLPHILSTGEEELYEGATFLTERQGGSDVGANETTAVFDKESGSYRLYGEKYFASNAGMCGVAAVLARTENAPSGTKGLSLFLVPWKKDDGSLNGISIRRLKDKLGVRAVPSGEVELDGAKAFMIGEQERGFYYMMEALNLSRICNAVASVGIMRRAYTESKNYAEERDAFGQQLINYPMIQDSLVKMKVKLTAETRAAFELIQEYDTWYQGKRSPESSGLLRLLIALIKAESADQAIHFSHEAIEMHGGNGYIEDFVTPRLLRDAQVLTVWEGTANILGLEVLRLFSKFDIGRVFVEKMTEELERYSENERELTDRIAPCLHNLKNEIELLLSLGDIEKTRQIKTLQKKMVTLFEAITLVKATLNGQKKDHRIARLFIEDQLVPLWGIEGQLWPLEDGLEIL, from the coding sequence GTGAATTTTTACTCGCAGGACACGTTAATCCAAGACATTTTACGAGAATCGCTAGATGAGCGGTTTTTTGATTGGGCAAACAAAGAGCTAGAGGAATTCGGTGGACGTTGTGCTACTTCTATCGATGAGCGAGCAAAACATACAGACAGGGAAGGACAACCGCGTCTGACCAAATACGATAAACTCGGAAATGATCAATCCTATGTTTGGGTTAATGAAGGATATAAACAGACTGTAAAAGAAACATACGGTCGCGGCATTGTCGGCTATATTCATAAAGACATTCCTGAACTGAACCAGAAAGGAAACTACCTCTATTCATTTGCTCAAGGCTATCTCCTCTCTCAGTCAGAGCCTGGGTTTTACTGCCCGGTCACATTAACAATGGCGACCGCTTATTTAATTGAACAATACGCGAGTAATGAATTGAAGGAGAGATTTCTCCCTCACATATTGTCTACTGGAGAGGAAGAGCTTTATGAAGGCGCTACATTTTTGACTGAGCGTCAAGGCGGATCAGATGTCGGAGCGAATGAAACAACAGCGGTCTTTGATAAAGAAAGTGGCAGCTACCGTCTTTATGGAGAGAAGTATTTTGCCAGTAACGCCGGTATGTGTGGCGTAGCAGCTGTTTTAGCAAGAACAGAAAACGCACCGTCTGGAACAAAGGGCTTGTCTCTTTTTCTCGTGCCATGGAAAAAAGACGATGGTTCTTTAAATGGTATTTCTATACGACGGTTAAAAGATAAGCTTGGTGTTCGAGCCGTCCCGTCAGGTGAAGTCGAACTCGACGGAGCTAAAGCGTTTATGATCGGTGAACAAGAAAGAGGCTTTTACTATATGATGGAAGCGTTGAATCTTTCTCGCATTTGTAATGCTGTAGCATCGGTTGGGATTATGCGTCGTGCTTATACAGAATCTAAGAATTATGCCGAAGAGCGAGACGCATTTGGTCAGCAGCTTATAAATTACCCAATGATACAAGACTCTCTCGTTAAAATGAAGGTCAAATTAACGGCTGAGACACGCGCGGCTTTCGAGTTAATCCAGGAATATGATACGTGGTACCAAGGAAAACGTTCTCCTGAAAGCAGCGGTCTTTTACGGCTGCTCATTGCACTAATCAAAGCTGAATCGGCGGACCAAGCGATTCACTTTTCCCATGAAGCCATCGAAATGCATGGTGGAAACGGCTATATTGAAGATTTCGTCACCCCTCGTCTGCTACGAGATGCGCAAGTTCTCACCGTATGGGAAGGGACAGCAAACATTCTCGGCCTTGAGGTTCTTCGCCTGTTTTCAAAGTTTGATATCGGGCGAGTGTTTGTTGAAAAAATGACGGAAGAACTAGAACGGTACTCAGAAAACGAGCGTGAGTTAACGGATCGCATCGCCCCTTGTCTTCATAACTTAAAAAATGAGATCGAACTCCTTCTGTCTTTAGGAGACATAGAAAAAACAAGGCAGATAAAAACTCTTCAAAAAAAGATGGTCACCTTGTTTGAAGCGATAACACTAGTCAAAGCAACGTTGAATGGGCAGAAAAAAGATCATCGTATCGCTCGCCTCTTCATTGAAGATCAACTTGTCCCACTTTGGGGAATCGAAGGTCAATTATGGCCGTTGGAAGATGGGTTGGAAATTCTGTAA
- a CDS encoding ABC transporter ATP-binding protein, with translation MLNSLKKPFQYKKLDLERMDTEKSGAYSFQKPKTENFWGTVKRIGGYLAETKGMLMFVIFMIVVSSAMALLGPFIVGMSIDNYIVDQDPNGLVYMLIGLAIVYLFHSLSVWQQHMWMIRIAQETVFKMRTQLFRHLHKLPIPFFDKRQHGDLMSRVTNDMENVSNTLNSSMIQIISSVLTLLGTVVIMLWLSPLLTVITMLIVPAMVLGMKWITKRTSKLFKAQQKNLGDLNGYIQETMSGQRIVKTFSQEEKVIAEFMEKNEKLRGTAFWAQTFSGFIPKLMNMLNNLSFAVIAFIGGVLALNGMVSIGVIVIFAEYARQFTRPLNDLANQFNLLLSAVAGAERVFNIIDEDEEMKDEKGAKELGSVTGEVQFSHVSFSYEADGDTINDLSFQATPGETVAFVGPTGAGKTTLINLLSRFYEAESGEITIDGQDITEIKRESLRQQMGFVLQDSFLFEGTIRENIRYGRLDATDEEVEKAARLANAFSFIEKMPDGFNTKLSVDGGGISQGQRQLLAIARALLANPAILILDEATSSIDTVTEIKIQEALHRLMKGRTSFVVAHRLNTIQSADQIIVLDQGEIVERGSHETLLQKEGFYYSLYHSQLKQEMQPIS, from the coding sequence ATGCTTAATTCATTAAAAAAACCTTTCCAATATAAAAAGCTCGACCTTGAACGAATGGATACAGAGAAAAGTGGTGCCTATTCATTTCAAAAACCGAAAACTGAAAATTTCTGGGGGACAGTTAAACGAATCGGAGGGTATTTAGCAGAAACAAAAGGGATGCTGATGTTTGTTATTTTCATGATTGTTGTCAGCTCAGCGATGGCTTTACTCGGTCCGTTTATTGTCGGCATGTCTATTGACAACTATATTGTCGATCAAGATCCAAACGGCCTTGTCTACATGCTTATCGGCTTAGCCATTGTTTACCTCTTCCACTCCCTATCCGTTTGGCAGCAGCATATGTGGATGATTCGGATTGCTCAAGAGACCGTTTTTAAAATGCGGACACAGCTGTTCCGCCATTTACACAAGCTGCCGATACCGTTTTTTGATAAACGGCAGCACGGCGACTTAATGAGCCGGGTGACCAATGACATGGAAAACGTCAGTAACACGTTAAACAGTTCGATGATTCAGATCATCTCCAGTGTGCTAACTCTTCTGGGGACGGTTGTTATTATGCTTTGGTTAAGTCCGCTGCTTACCGTCATTACGATGCTTATCGTTCCAGCTATGGTACTTGGGATGAAGTGGATAACGAAGCGGACGAGTAAGCTGTTTAAAGCCCAGCAAAAAAACCTTGGCGACCTAAACGGGTACATTCAAGAAACGATGAGCGGTCAGCGAATTGTAAAAACGTTTTCTCAAGAAGAGAAAGTGATTGCGGAATTTATGGAAAAAAATGAAAAGCTGAGAGGGACAGCGTTTTGGGCGCAAACCTTCTCTGGCTTCATTCCAAAGCTGATGAACATGTTAAACAACTTAAGCTTTGCAGTTATCGCCTTCATCGGTGGGGTTCTTGCTTTAAACGGGATGGTATCGATCGGGGTCATCGTTATTTTTGCCGAATACGCCCGTCAATTTACCCGCCCGTTAAACGACCTTGCCAACCAATTTAACCTTCTGCTCTCTGCCGTGGCAGGTGCAGAGAGGGTGTTTAACATCATCGATGAGGATGAAGAGATGAAGGATGAAAAAGGTGCGAAGGAACTCGGTTCAGTTACAGGTGAGGTTCAATTTTCTCACGTGTCCTTTTCTTATGAAGCAGACGGAGACACGATCAACGATTTAAGCTTTCAAGCTACACCTGGTGAAACAGTCGCTTTTGTTGGTCCGACTGGGGCTGGGAAGACGACGCTTATCAATTTACTATCTCGTTTTTATGAAGCCGAATCCGGTGAAATTACGATTGATGGACAGGACATTACAGAAATAAAAAGGGAAAGCTTACGGCAACAGATGGGATTCGTGCTGCAAGATTCGTTCTTATTTGAAGGAACCATTCGCGAAAATATTCGCTACGGACGCCTTGATGCAACCGATGAAGAAGTGGAAAAAGCAGCACGGCTTGCGAATGCTTTTTCCTTTATTGAAAAAATGCCGGATGGCTTTAATACAAAGCTTTCTGTAGATGGTGGCGGGATTAGTCAAGGTCAACGCCAGCTATTAGCAATTGCCCGGGCACTGCTCGCAAATCCAGCAATTTTAATTTTAGATGAAGCGACAAGCAGTATTGACACTGTGACAGAAATCAAGATCCAAGAAGCATTGCATCGGCTGATGAAAGGACGCACAAGCTTTGTGGTCGCTCACAGGTTGAATACGATTCAAAGCGCAGATCAAATCATTGTCCTTGACCAAGGCGAAATTGTTGAAAGAGGTTCCCATGAAACGTTGCTACAAAAAGAAGGGTTCTATTACAGTCTCTACCATAGTCAGCTCAAGCAGGAAATGCAGCCAATATCATAA